In one window of Campylobacter hepaticus DNA:
- a CDS encoding HAD family hydrolase: MHKTILFDLDGTLIDSTNAILNSFQGALKTLGLHSKNNEEIKNLIGYPLEEMFKMLYKHETHLSKDFVLAYAEVYKQIYLEQTALLPKVKQGLELAYEMADLGIVTTKGGRFTPILLEYLGIKPYFKVLISLEDVTHPKPHAEPIILALKRLNKTQKNAYMIGDTLLDIQAAIAANITPLALSCGYGKNDELKAYSKVFSSAYEAIKYIKSIKD; this comes from the coding sequence ATGCATAAAACTATTTTATTTGATTTAGATGGTACTTTAATTGATTCTACAAATGCTATATTAAATTCTTTCCAAGGGGCTTTAAAAACCCTTGGTTTACATTCTAAAAATAATGAAGAAATTAAAAATCTCATAGGTTATCCCTTAGAAGAAATGTTTAAAATGCTTTATAAGCATGAAACTCATTTAAGTAAGGACTTTGTTTTAGCTTATGCTGAAGTTTATAAACAAATTTATTTAGAGCAAACTGCTTTATTGCCTAAAGTCAAACAAGGTTTAGAACTTGCATATGAGATGGCAGATTTGGGTATTGTTACAACAAAAGGCGGTAGATTTACCCCGATTTTACTTGAGTATTTAGGTATTAAACCTTATTTTAAAGTTTTAATTAGTCTAGAAGATGTTACCCATCCAAAACCTCATGCTGAACCTATTATTTTAGCCTTAAAAAGATTAAATAAAACTCAAAAAAATGCTTATATGATAGGTGATACTCTATTAGATATTCAAGCTGCAATAGCTGCAAATATTACTCCACTTGCTTTAAGTTGTGGTTATGGTAAAAACGATGAATTAAAAGCTTATTCTAAAGTATTTTCAAGTGCATATGAGGCTATAAAGTATATAAAATCTATAAAAGATTAA
- a CDS encoding cytochrome c oxidase, cbb3-type, CcoQ subunit: MENLLIVFNVIKNLLTLNLTVIQRHEWEIFQGYGFFGLVMFLSIGLYFYWYHLYRSEKKGERNYEKYANLVLEDDIDDRVLENKRSA, translated from the coding sequence ATGGAAAATTTATTGATAGTCTTTAATGTGATTAAGAATTTACTCACATTAAATTTAACAGTTATTCAAAGACATGAGTGGGAAATTTTTCAAGGTTATGGATTTTTCGGGCTTGTAATGTTTTTATCAATAGGATTGTATTTTTATTGGTATCACTTATATAGATCAGAGAAAAAAGGTGAAAGAAATTATGAAAAATACGCTAACCTTGTTTTAGAAGATGATATTGATGATAGAGTATTAGAAAATAAAAGGAGTGCTTAA
- a CDS encoding DUF4006 family protein: MMENTNRSVFSGVMGMLIVTVILLVILAVLTIWGLKSQQEVMQKPYQLKNIENVKMLGSKEQDYRSIKEAQ, from the coding sequence GTGATGGAAAATACAAATAGAAGTGTGTTCTCAGGTGTTATGGGTATGTTAATTGTTACAGTGATATTACTTGTGATTTTAGCTGTTTTAACGATTTGGGGGCTTAAATCTCAGCAAGAAGTGATGCAAAAACCATATCAACTTAAAAATATAGAAAATGTAAAAATGCTAGGTTCAAAAGAGCAAGATTATAGAAGTATAAAGGAAGCCCAATGA
- a CDS encoding RecB-like helicase — translation MIFKPFLALQASAGSGKTFALSVRFIALILKGAKINEILALTFTKKAANEMQKRVIDTFLNLEKESKISECQELCKLLDLDKKELIHLRDLKKEEFLRFELKISTFDAFFARILRVFALNLGLSSDFILSEEKLDVGEIFLKLLNLEELKALAYYVNSTSEKENFFNELEDFYKNAYFKTYPKVLNPSKDLINRLYVELRSYCLGLNSVKHYTDLCKNFKSEELDLAEFMQSSLMKKFEQTQYLQDLDHQDLNFKTKRLELIQALNVYAKELEYYKIVNLMNLLKHYGEAKNILHKDKNILNFSDLSKRVYDLIRSDFKDMIYFRLDGFISHLLIDEFQDTSVIQYQILRPLISELVSGEGVKKKRTFFYVGDKKQSIYRFRQGKKELFDLLKQDFLQIQSDSLNTNYRSKELLVSFVNKTFKDKIKGYKEQFALESKKGGFVRVVESKEQKVKNQAQEIKEQTLKALLGQINFLKSKNISYDDICILCWKNNDADMVLDFLKEQKIPAFTQSNVLLENKASVKLVLEYAKYCIFSDAFYLVFLKELLGFQPQKIHLDFSKNTMENVLILIKELRLDLNDRALIQFIEYAKTKENILQLLFESCTLKIVGEQNMGISIMSVHKSKGLEFKHVILLDSLSKYNQNNENIMLEYDINEGWQLHIKDKIRSITKEPTYALFMQNIMQANYEDDINKLYVAFTRAKESLIIIKRNETCVNKSFPSYFMGEFLNINEQEIGELKQEEQAFVAKAPMLNKLQEFEKIAPQELQSEDKIDTKQLYFGNAFHFFMQNLKLPKGENFITLMQMCKNQFRHFLDEKEFEKLFKRIKILLNQGEFQALIENKKLLKEQVLSFNGEIKRLDLLAMDEKQALIIDYKTSLTMIDKDKEQVKHYKIAISEILQKDVIKAFIVYCLEDEVKILEV, via the coding sequence ATGATTTTTAAACCTTTTTTAGCTCTACAAGCAAGTGCAGGAAGTGGGAAGACTTTTGCTTTAAGTGTGCGTTTTATAGCGCTTATTTTAAAAGGTGCTAAGATTAATGAAATTTTAGCTTTAACTTTCACTAAAAAAGCAGCTAATGAAATGCAAAAAAGAGTGATTGATACTTTTTTAAACTTAGAAAAAGAAAGCAAGATAAGCGAATGTCAAGAGCTTTGTAAGCTTTTGGACTTAGATAAAAAAGAACTTATTCATTTAAGGGATCTTAAAAAGGAAGAGTTTTTAAGATTTGAGCTTAAAATTAGTACTTTTGATGCGTTTTTTGCCAGGATATTGCGTGTTTTTGCTTTAAATTTAGGATTGAGTAGTGATTTTATTCTTAGTGAAGAAAAGCTTGATGTAGGAGAAATTTTTTTAAAACTTTTAAATTTGGAGGAATTAAAAGCTTTAGCTTATTATGTTAATTCAACCAGTGAAAAAGAAAATTTTTTTAATGAACTTGAAGATTTTTATAAAAATGCATATTTTAAAACTTATCCTAAAGTTTTAAATCCTTCTAAGGATTTAATTAATAGGCTTTATGTTGAGCTTAGATCTTATTGTTTGGGTTTAAATTCTGTAAAACATTATACTGATTTATGTAAAAATTTTAAAAGCGAAGAATTAGATTTGGCTGAGTTTATGCAATCAAGCTTGATGAAAAAATTTGAACAAACACAATATTTACAAGATTTAGACCATCAAGATCTTAATTTTAAAACTAAAAGACTGGAGTTAATTCAGGCTTTAAATGTTTATGCTAAAGAACTTGAATATTATAAGATTGTTAATTTGATGAACCTTTTAAAACATTATGGTGAAGCTAAAAATATACTTCATAAAGATAAAAATATTTTAAATTTTAGTGATTTAAGTAAAAGGGTTTATGATCTTATTAGAAGTGATTTTAAAGATATGATTTATTTTCGTTTAGATGGTTTTATTTCTCATTTATTGATTGATGAATTTCAAGATACAAGCGTGATTCAGTATCAAATTTTACGTCCTTTGATTAGTGAACTTGTTTCAGGTGAAGGGGTGAAAAAAAAGCGTACTTTTTTTTATGTAGGAGATAAAAAACAAAGTATTTATCGTTTTCGTCAAGGCAAAAAAGAATTATTTGATTTGTTAAAGCAAGATTTTCTTCAAATTCAAAGTGATAGTTTAAATACGAATTATCGTTCTAAAGAGCTTTTGGTTTCATTTGTTAATAAAACTTTTAAAGATAAAATTAAAGGCTATAAAGAACAATTTGCTTTAGAGAGTAAAAAAGGTGGATTTGTTCGTGTTGTAGAATCTAAAGAGCAAAAAGTTAAAAATCAAGCTCAAGAGATTAAAGAACAAACCTTAAAAGCTTTACTTGGGCAAATCAATTTTTTAAAATCTAAAAATATTTCTTATGATGACATTTGTATTTTATGTTGGAAAAATAATGATGCAGATATGGTTTTAGATTTTTTAAAAGAACAAAAAATTCCAGCATTTACTCAAAGTAATGTTTTGCTTGAAAACAAGGCTAGCGTAAAACTTGTTTTAGAATATGCAAAATATTGCATTTTTTCAGATGCTTTTTATTTGGTGTTTTTAAAAGAACTTTTAGGTTTTCAACCCCAAAAAATTCATCTTGATTTTTCAAAAAATACTATGGAAAATGTACTTATTTTGATAAAAGAATTAAGACTTGATTTAAATGATAGGGCTTTAATTCAATTTATAGAATATGCTAAAACCAAAGAAAATATTTTGCAACTTTTGTTTGAATCTTGTACTTTGAAAATAGTTGGTGAGCAAAATATGGGTATTAGCATCATGAGTGTACACAAATCTAAGGGTTTGGAATTTAAACATGTGATTTTACTAGATAGTCTTTCTAAGTATAATCAAAATAACGAAAATATAATGCTTGAATATGATATAAATGAAGGTTGGCAGCTTCATATTAAAGATAAGATAAGATCAATAACTAAAGAACCTACTTATGCTTTGTTTATGCAAAATATTATGCAAGCAAATTATGAAGATGATATTAACAAACTTTATGTAGCTTTTACAAGAGCTAAAGAAAGTTTGATCATTATAAAAAGAAATGAAACTTGTGTTAATAAAAGTTTTCCAAGCTATTTTATGGGTGAATTTTTAAATATAAATGAGCAAGAAATAGGGGAATTAAAGCAAGAAGAGCAAGCATTTGTTGCTAAAGCACCCATGCTTAATAAATTACAAGAATTTGAAAAAATTGCCCCTCAAGAACTTCAAAGTGAAGATAAAATTGATACTAAGCAATTATATTTTGGAAATGCCTTTCATTTTTTTATGCAAAATTTAAAACTACCAAAGGGTGAAAATTTTATAACACTTATGCAAATGTGTAAAAATCAATTTAGACATTTTTTAGATGAAAAAGAATTTGAGAAATTGTTTAAAAGGATTAAGATTTTATTAAATCAAGGAGAATTTCAAGCTTTGATTGAAAATAAAAAGCTTTTAAAAGAGCAAGTTCTAAGTTTTAATGGAGAGATTAAACGTTTAGATTTGCTTGCTATGGATGAAAAGCAAGCTTTGATTATAGATTATAAAACAAGTTTGACTATGATTGATAAAGACAAAGAGCAAGTAAAGCATTATAAAATTGCTATTAGTGAAATTTTGCAAAAGGATGTAATAAAAGCTTTTATAGTGTATTGTTTAGAGGATGAAGTTAAAATTTTAGAAGTATAA
- the rpsI gene encoding 30S ribosomal protein S9, with product MATIYATGKRKTAIAKVWVKPGSGKISVNGVDLNTWLGGHEAIKLKVVQPLLVTKQETSMDIKATTLGGGYSAQAEALRHGISKALAAMDADFRALLKPKGLLTRDSRTVERKKYGRRKARRSPQFSKR from the coding sequence ATGGCAACAATATATGCAACAGGTAAAAGAAAAACTGCTATTGCAAAAGTATGGGTAAAACCAGGTAGCGGTAAAATTAGTGTTAATGGTGTTGATTTAAACACTTGGCTTGGCGGACATGAGGCTATTAAGCTGAAAGTGGTTCAGCCTTTACTTGTGACTAAGCAAGAAACTTCTATGGATATTAAAGCAACAACTTTAGGCGGTGGTTATAGTGCTCAAGCTGAAGCTTTAAGACATGGTATTTCTAAGGCTTTAGCAGCTATGGATGCAGATTTTAGGGCTTTATTAAAACCTAAAGGACTTCTTACTAGAGATAGTAGAACAGTTGAACGTAAAAAATATGGACGTCGTAAAGCAAGAAGAAGCCCTCAGTTTTCTAAACGTTAA
- the cadF gene encoding fibronectin-binding outer membrane protein CadF: protein MKKLLLCLGLASVLFGADNNVKFEITPALNYNYFEGNIDMKNRYAPGVRLGYHFDDFWLDQLEFGLEHYSDVKYKQANKITNKTTDITRTYLSAIKGIDLGEKFYFYGIVGGGYESFTHAEHANKSGGFGHYGAGVKFRLSDSLALRLETRDQINFNRANHNWVSTLGISFGFGGKKEEVAQEEVHDHSSEVKCLVEPREGALLDENGCEKTISLEGHFAFDKTTINPTFQEKIKEIAQILDENQRYDTILEGHTDNIGSRAYNQKLSERRAKSVAQELEKYGVDKSRIQTVGYGQDNPRSSNDTKEGRADNRRVDAKFILR, encoded by the coding sequence ATGAAAAAGTTATTGTTGTGTTTAGGCTTAGCTAGTGTTTTATTTGGTGCAGATAACAATGTGAAATTTGAGATTACTCCAGCTTTAAATTATAATTATTTTGAAGGTAATATAGACATGAAAAATCGTTATGCACCAGGTGTTAGACTTGGATATCATTTTGATGATTTTTGGTTAGATCAATTAGAATTTGGTTTAGAGCACTATTCTGATGTTAAATATAAACAAGCAAATAAAATCACAAATAAAACCACAGATATTACAAGAACTTATTTAAGTGCTATTAAGGGTATAGATTTGGGTGAGAAATTTTATTTTTATGGCATAGTAGGTGGGGGTTATGAGAGTTTTACACATGCTGAACATGCCAATAAAAGCGGTGGTTTTGGACATTATGGAGCAGGCGTGAAATTCCGTCTTAGTGATTCTTTGGCTTTAAGACTTGAAACTAGAGATCAAATCAATTTTAACCGTGCAAATCATAACTGGGTTTCAACCTTAGGTATTAGTTTTGGTTTTGGTGGAAAAAAAGAAGAAGTTGCACAAGAAGAAGTTCATGATCATAGTTCTGAGGTAAAATGTCTTGTTGAACCAAGAGAAGGTGCTTTATTAGATGAAAATGGTTGTGAAAAAACTATTTCTTTAGAAGGACATTTTGCTTTTGATAAAACTACTATTAATCCAACTTTCCAAGAAAAAATCAAAGAGATTGCCCAAATTTTAGATGAAAATCAAAGATATGATACAATCCTTGAAGGTCATACTGATAATATAGGTTCAAGAGCTTACAATCAAAAGCTTTCTGAAAGACGTGCTAAAAGTGTTGCTCAAGAGCTTGAAAAATATGGTGTAGATAAAAGCCGTATTCAAACTGTAGGCTATGGTCAAGATAATCCACGCTCAAGTAATGATACTAAAGAAGGTAGAGCAGATAATAGAAGAGTGGATGCTAAATTTATTTTAAGATAA
- a CDS encoding PD-(D/E)XK nuclease family protein: MKLRIFSSSRQIREYYNQNKQNNALLDHAINISDFLDKVCLSNFHKASSYESLLLMREACLKSKDLEKKLGISADFFIFLKNNEYLFSFFKELSLEKKSIKDLKNNDYYATYNEHLEILDTVYQNYLDLLEKNSCYDTLSLPKKYSLNKDFLDEYEIIVYNLQGFLSKFEEDLLNEISQFKEIILSFKTSKFNLEYLVKLDFLKTFNLKNNTYYEINLLKKELLKEQSIKSRNSNIKLKSFELRSLQCAFVMDEISHFVRKGLKPENIVVITPDENFCDFLRLFDKYNMLNFAHGISIKETLFYQKLKALYESANNISFVYKDQENYFEDMQMSFDYHNTLLHYLKLDFIEFKDKFDEVCSFEYFKKLLDLFLENEKQELIYLVQKELFFIKDLLKNQSLKLKELIELFFMQIKQLTLSHVGGGKVTVMGLLESRGLCFDGVILVDFNEEFIPKRSVNELFLNNEIRKKAGLITYDKRENLQRFYYESLIKNALEVSICFVQNEEKSKSRFLDELDFHFFNEEYISEEAYLDALKLDYKGIKPNLTPLKAPILKHNPFEYPLSFSRFNLLENQKRTYYYRYILNLDEPRVLNEINKAKNQGNFIHKMLEIYYKKYQNNDFDIKIFTHLLEQEYKNYNITKLDLEIFKLRFLDFAKNEKKHFSKGYYVLDTELQMNKILKIGTDMIELKGTIDRIDRFEGGNLILDYKSGKIPDKSYQLAFYQALYDENANASFYDLKNMKILDQKAKNLDELKQRLKDLILESKEEMEFENKEDQYCPYKLIYKKELK, encoded by the coding sequence ATGAAATTAAGAATTTTTAGTTCCTCAAGGCAAATTAGAGAGTATTATAATCAAAATAAACAAAATAATGCTTTATTAGACCATGCTATTAATATAAGTGATTTTTTAGATAAAGTTTGTTTAAGTAATTTTCATAAAGCAAGCTCTTATGAGAGTTTGCTTTTAATGCGAGAAGCTTGTTTAAAAAGCAAGGATTTGGAAAAAAAATTAGGAATTTCAGCAGATTTTTTTATTTTTTTAAAAAATAATGAATATCTTTTTTCTTTTTTTAAAGAATTAAGTTTAGAGAAAAAAAGTATAAAAGATTTGAAAAATAATGATTATTATGCTACTTATAATGAACACTTAGAAATTTTAGATACGGTGTATCAAAATTATCTTGATTTGCTTGAAAAAAATTCTTGTTATGATACTCTTTCTTTACCTAAAAAATATAGCCTTAATAAAGATTTTTTAGATGAGTATGAAATTATAGTTTATAATTTACAAGGTTTTTTAAGTAAATTTGAAGAAGATTTATTGAATGAAATTTCTCAATTTAAAGAGATAATTTTAAGCTTTAAAACTAGTAAATTTAATCTTGAATACCTTGTAAAACTTGATTTTTTAAAAACATTTAATTTGAAAAATAATACCTATTATGAGATTAATCTTTTAAAAAAAGAGCTTTTAAAAGAACAAAGCATTAAATCTAGAAATTCTAATATCAAACTTAAGTCTTTTGAATTAAGAAGTTTGCAATGTGCTTTTGTAATGGATGAAATTTCTCATTTTGTTCGTAAGGGTTTAAAACCTGAAAATATTGTTGTTATTACTCCTGATGAGAATTTTTGTGATTTTTTAAGACTTTTTGATAAGTATAATATGCTAAATTTTGCACATGGAATTAGTATAAAAGAAACTTTATTTTACCAAAAATTGAAAGCTCTTTATGAGAGTGCTAATAATATTTCTTTTGTTTATAAGGATCAAGAAAATTATTTTGAAGATATGCAAATGAGTTTTGATTATCACAATACACTTTTGCATTATTTAAAACTTGATTTTATAGAATTTAAAGATAAATTTGATGAAGTGTGTTCTTTTGAATATTTTAAAAAGCTACTTGATTTATTTTTAGAAAATGAAAAACAAGAATTGATTTATTTGGTGCAAAAAGAACTTTTTTTTATTAAAGATTTATTAAAAAATCAGTCTTTAAAACTTAAAGAATTAATTGAACTTTTTTTTATGCAAATTAAACAACTTACCCTTAGTCATGTAGGAGGAGGTAAGGTTACAGTAATGGGTCTTTTAGAAAGTCGCGGGCTTTGTTTTGATGGGGTGATTTTGGTAGATTTTAATGAAGAATTTATTCCAAAAAGAAGTGTGAATGAACTTTTTTTAAACAATGAAATACGCAAAAAAGCAGGACTTATTACTTATGATAAAAGAGAGAATTTGCAAAGGTTTTATTATGAAAGTTTGATTAAAAACGCTTTAGAAGTAAGTATTTGTTTTGTGCAAAATGAAGAAAAAAGCAAATCACGTTTTTTAGATGAATTGGATTTTCATTTTTTTAATGAAGAGTATATAAGTGAAGAAGCTTATCTTGATGCTTTAAAATTAGATTATAAGGGTATTAAACCTAATTTAACTCCTTTAAAAGCTCCTATTTTAAAACATAATCCTTTTGAATATCCACTTTCTTTTAGCCGTTTTAATTTATTAGAGAATCAAAAAAGAACTTATTATTATCGTTATATTTTAAATTTGGATGAGCCAAGAGTTTTAAATGAAATAAATAAAGCAAAAAATCAAGGCAATTTTATTCACAAAATGCTTGAAATTTATTATAAAAAATATCAAAATAATGATTTTGATATAAAAATTTTTACTCATTTATTAGAGCAAGAATATAAAAACTATAATATCACTAAGCTTGATCTTGAAATATTTAAATTAAGATTTTTAGACTTTGCTAAAAATGAAAAGAAACATTTTTCAAAAGGATATTATGTGCTTGATACAGAATTGCAAATGAATAAAATCTTAAAAATTGGAACAGATATGATTGAACTTAAAGGGACTATTGATCGTATTGATCGTTTTGAGGGTGGAAACTTAATCCTTGATTATAAGAGTGGAAAAATACCTGATAAATCTTATCAACTTGCTTTTTATCAAGCTTTATATGATGAAAATGCTAATGCGAGTTTTTATGATTTAAAAAATATGAAAATTTTAGATCAAAAGGCTAAAAATTTAGATGAATTAAAGCAAAGATTAAAAGATTTGATCCTTGAAAGTAAGGAAGAAATGGAATTTGAAAATAAAGAAGATCAATATTGTCCTTATAAACTTATTTATAAAAAAGAATTAAAATGA
- the rplM gene encoding 50S ribosomal protein L13: MTKITKPNEVKREWIVLDAEGKRFGRLLTEVATILRGKNKACFTPNVDCGDYVIIINASKAVFTGANKAEDKLYHRHSGYFGSVKSEKFGDLLEKNPVKLYKLAVRGMLPKTNLGRAMLKKLKIYAGSEHPHTAQIAKEGK, from the coding sequence ATGACAAAGATAACAAAGCCAAACGAAGTAAAACGAGAATGGATTGTTTTAGACGCAGAAGGTAAACGCTTTGGTCGTCTTTTAACTGAAGTAGCAACAATTTTAAGGGGTAAAAATAAAGCTTGTTTTACTCCAAATGTAGATTGTGGTGATTATGTAATTATTATTAATGCTTCAAAAGCCGTATTTACAGGTGCTAATAAGGCAGAAGATAAACTTTATCATAGGCATTCAGGATATTTTGGAAGTGTAAAAAGTGAAAAATTTGGTGATTTGCTAGAAAAAAATCCTGTAAAATTATATAAATTAGCGGTTAGAGGTATGCTTCCTAAAACGAATTTGGGCAGAGCAATGCTTAAAAAATTAAAGATTTATGCGGGTAGTGAACATCCGCATACTGCACAAATTGCTAAAGAAGGAAAATAA
- a CDS encoding FixH family protein: protein MTKVKKSFWPYGILLSLLAISIACIVTIFIASHYPVYEDDFYFDSYQNVENNFNEIQKQQANFDRFFKVNFKNDKKIFVGERSVLAYEVDRNSYTANFKISPLENLNPDNLKVQILLTRPFTKDFDQHLNAEIKNGILSIALPKLEEGRWTLKLKISANDQTVGFFTYELNAK, encoded by the coding sequence TTGACAAAAGTTAAAAAAAGTTTTTGGCCTTATGGCATTTTATTATCACTTTTAGCTATAAGTATTGCTTGTATCGTGACTATTTTTATTGCGAGCCATTATCCTGTATATGAAGATGATTTTTATTTTGATTCTTATCAAAATGTTGAAAATAATTTTAATGAAATACAAAAACAACAAGCAAATTTTGATAGATTTTTTAAAGTAAATTTTAAAAATGATAAAAAGATTTTTGTTGGTGAAAGATCTGTTTTGGCTTATGAGGTGGATAGAAATTCCTATACTGCAAATTTTAAAATTTCCCCTTTAGAAAATTTAAATCCCGATAATTTAAAAGTTCAAATTCTTCTTACAAGACCTTTTACTAAAGACTTTGATCAACACTTAAATGCTGAAATTAAAAATGGTATATTAAGCATTGCTTTGCCTAAATTAGAAGAAGGTAGATGGACGCTTAAATTAAAGATTAGTGCAAATGATCAAACAGTAGGATTTTTTACTTATGAATTAAATGCTAAATGA
- a CDS encoding c-type cytochrome, with product MQWLNLEDNINLLSLIGAILIVLITLFVVSRMFKQMKEKKGESELSKDSWDGIGEYKNPIPTGWAIIFLLTIVWVIWYFLWGYPLNSFSSIGQYNEEVTSHNAKFEEKFKNLSTEDKIAMGQNIFLVQCSVCHGITGDGINGKAQNLNIWGSEEGLVEVIKKGSKGMNFPGGEMPSASDLGISEEDILAIAAYVAKDLSAIKKTANENLVARGKEAYATCAACHGEDGKGQDGIFPDLTKYGSASFVVDVLDKGKNGFIGAMPSFPGFNDIQKEAVGEYVISLSRGE from the coding sequence ATGCAATGGTTAAATTTAGAAGATAATATTAATCTCTTATCTTTAATTGGAGCTATTCTTATTGTCTTAATCACATTGTTTGTTGTGAGTAGGATGTTTAAACAAATGAAAGAAAAAAAAGGAGAATCAGAACTTAGTAAGGATAGCTGGGATGGAATAGGAGAATATAAAAATCCTATTCCTACTGGCTGGGCTATAATATTTCTTTTAACCATTGTTTGGGTTATTTGGTATTTTTTATGGGGATATCCTTTAAATTCTTTTTCAAGTATAGGCCAATATAATGAAGAAGTAACGAGTCATAATGCAAAATTTGAAGAAAAATTTAAAAATTTATCCACAGAAGATAAAATAGCAATGGGTCAAAATATTTTTCTAGTTCAATGTTCAGTTTGTCATGGTATTACAGGTGATGGAATCAATGGAAAAGCTCAAAATTTAAACATTTGGGGTAGTGAAGAAGGTTTGGTTGAAGTGATTAAAAAAGGTTCCAAAGGTATGAATTTTCCAGGCGGTGAAATGCCTAGTGCTTCTGATTTAGGTATAAGTGAAGAAGATATTCTTGCTATTGCAGCTTATGTGGCTAAAGATCTTTCAGCTATTAAAAAAACTGCAAATGAAAATTTAGTAGCTAGAGGTAAAGAAGCTTATGCAACTTGTGCTGCTTGTCATGGTGAAGATGGAAAAGGTCAAGATGGAATTTTCCCTGATCTTACAAAATACGGTTCTGCATCTTTTGTAGTAGATGTTTTAGATAAAGGTAAGAACGGCTTTATAGGAGCGATGCCAAGTTTCCCAGGATTTAATGATATTCAAAAAGAAGCTGTTGGCGAATATGTAATTTCTCTTTCAAGAGGTGAGTGA
- the ccoO gene encoding cytochrome-c oxidase, cbb3-type subunit II — translation MFSWLEKNPFFFAVVLFVVIAYAGIVEVLPNFAENARPIEGKKPYTVLQLAGRAIYIKDSCNACHSQLIRPFKSETDRYGMYSVSGEFAYDRPFLWGSKRTGPDLARVGNYRTTDWHEYHMWDPTSVVPDSIMPSYKHMFKNSADIETAYAEALTVKKVFNVPYDSENGTKLGSWEETQASVKEEAQAIIDQMKNQEVKDAFARGEIKEIVALIAYLNSLK, via the coding sequence ATGTTTAGTTGGTTAGAAAAAAATCCATTCTTTTTTGCTGTAGTGCTTTTTGTTGTTATTGCTTATGCTGGTATTGTTGAAGTTTTGCCTAATTTTGCTGAAAATGCAAGACCTATTGAAGGTAAAAAGCCTTATACGGTTTTACAACTTGCAGGACGTGCTATATATATTAAAGACAGTTGTAATGCGTGTCATTCTCAACTTATCCGTCCTTTTAAATCTGAAACGGATCGTTATGGTATGTATTCTGTAAGTGGTGAATTTGCTTATGATAGACCTTTTCTTTGGGGTTCAAAAAGAACAGGGCCTGATCTTGCACGTGTAGGAAATTATAGAACAACTGATTGGCATGAATATCATATGTGGGACCCAACTTCTGTTGTTCCAGATTCTATTATGCCTTCATATAAACATATGTTTAAAAATAGTGCAGATATAGAAACTGCTTATGCAGAAGCTTTAACTGTAAAAAAAGTTTTCAATGTTCCTTATGATAGTGAAAATGGGACAAAACTTGGATCTTGGGAAGAAACTCAAGCTTCTGTTAAAGAAGAAGCTCAAGCTATAATCGATCAAATGAAAAATCAAGAAGTCAAAGATGCTTTTGCTAGAGGCGAAATTAAAGAGATTGTTGCTTTGATAGCTTATTTAAATAGTTTAAAGTAG